The proteins below come from a single Gordonia pseudamarae genomic window:
- the mshD gene encoding mycothiol synthase: protein MNEVRVAGELTGDEARRVHALVASAEAADGVAPLSEQGLLAVDGRGDGAESVVRHVLLPHGYAVVVAAQGDGAAMIEAVVDPGHRRRGHGRALVREALAQARLLGADASVWAHGDLPGAAAIAEDLGLLRNRELLQLRRAAGDGSDLPEEVVDGSMELRTYTGPGDDAEILRVNNAAFGWHPEQGGWSQGQIAERTGADWFDPRGLFLAYDRESGRLLGFHWTKMQSPELGEVYIVGVDPAAQGRGLGRLLTLAGLYYFVRVGASEVMLYVEGDNTAALNTYEKLGFTRYAVDVAYGTRTPAE from the coding sequence ATGAATGAGGTGCGGGTGGCCGGTGAACTCACCGGGGACGAGGCCCGGCGGGTCCACGCACTGGTGGCGTCGGCGGAGGCGGCCGACGGTGTCGCCCCGCTGTCCGAGCAGGGTCTGTTGGCCGTCGACGGACGCGGTGACGGCGCCGAAAGCGTTGTGCGGCATGTGCTCTTGCCACACGGATATGCTGTCGTGGTGGCGGCACAGGGGGACGGGGCGGCGATGATCGAGGCCGTCGTCGATCCCGGGCACCGGCGTCGTGGACACGGGCGTGCGCTTGTGCGGGAGGCCCTCGCGCAGGCCCGGCTGCTCGGCGCCGACGCGAGTGTCTGGGCGCATGGCGACCTGCCCGGCGCGGCCGCGATCGCCGAGGATCTCGGGCTCTTGCGCAATCGTGAACTGCTGCAACTGCGCCGGGCTGCCGGCGACGGCTCGGATCTGCCGGAGGAGGTGGTCGACGGGTCGATGGAGCTGCGTACCTACACGGGACCCGGTGACGACGCGGAGATCCTGCGGGTCAACAACGCAGCCTTCGGCTGGCATCCGGAACAGGGCGGCTGGTCGCAGGGACAGATCGCTGAACGGACCGGCGCCGACTGGTTCGACCCCCGCGGGCTGTTCCTGGCCTACGACCGGGAATCGGGGCGGCTGCTGGGTTTTCACTGGACCAAGATGCAATCGCCCGAACTCGGCGAGGTGTACATCGTCGGTGTCGACCCGGCCGCGCAAGGACGCGGGCTCGGCCGGCTCCTCACTCTCGCCGGCCTGTACTACTTTGTGCGCGTGGGCGCCTCCGAGGTCATGCTGTACGTGGAGGGTGACAACACCGCCGCCCTGAACACCTACGAGAAGCTCGGCTTCACCCGGTACGCGGTGGACGTCGCCTACGGGACGCGCACGCCTGCGGAGTGA
- a CDS encoding citrate synthase yields MKRTRSRRWPPPIHHDGCDYLTTEQVARVLGVKPSTVYSYVSRGRLTSSRIDGHDGSVFDVDEVETLLAGTRNRPPAGVVERIRTQLTHLHDDTLYYRGRDVRGLARTATFEDVAELLWQQPWPDRPADGQVAAAVRALCADRARDLDRIRIVVDLLGAHDPLRHRIDPDCVASSAGLVIASAVAAVGTPTRGGEGTVAERLWPTMTAEPATAERISLLNAVLVLLADHDLSAGTVAARVAAGARGSIYAVLGAGLGAFDGPIHGGATTLAHRFLESALDDPERAVAERIAAGTPIPGTGHLIYSHRDPRAACMLEFLAAAAPPDPRPAAALEVVARSIHTRDEHRGFITSDLALAAVALSFGMNDNAAETIFALARMAGWTAHALEEYQERPLRFRPEGVYTGVRPHSAGVRVP; encoded by the coding sequence ATGAAACGGACGCGATCCCGGCGCTGGCCTCCCCCGATACATCACGACGGGTGCGACTATCTGACCACCGAGCAGGTTGCCAGGGTATTGGGCGTCAAACCGTCCACCGTCTACTCCTATGTCAGCCGAGGCCGCCTCACCAGCAGCCGCATCGACGGCCACGACGGAAGCGTTTTCGACGTCGACGAGGTGGAGACACTGCTGGCGGGTACACGCAACAGGCCTCCGGCCGGCGTCGTCGAACGCATCCGCACCCAGCTCACCCATCTGCACGACGACACGCTGTACTACCGCGGGCGCGATGTCCGGGGCCTTGCCCGCACAGCGACATTCGAGGATGTCGCGGAGCTTCTCTGGCAGCAGCCCTGGCCGGACCGGCCGGCCGACGGGCAGGTCGCGGCCGCGGTGCGTGCCCTCTGCGCGGACCGCGCCCGCGACCTCGATCGTATCCGGATCGTCGTCGACCTCCTCGGCGCGCACGATCCCCTGCGCCATCGCATCGATCCGGATTGCGTCGCATCCTCGGCCGGACTGGTCATCGCGTCCGCGGTCGCGGCGGTGGGCACCCCCACCCGCGGCGGGGAGGGCACCGTGGCCGAACGTCTTTGGCCCACAATGACCGCCGAACCGGCCACCGCCGAACGGATTTCACTGCTCAACGCCGTCCTGGTCCTGCTCGCCGACCACGATCTGTCGGCGGGCACCGTCGCCGCCCGGGTGGCGGCCGGCGCCCGCGGCAGCATCTACGCGGTCCTGGGCGCGGGTCTGGGCGCATTCGACGGCCCGATACACGGCGGCGCGACCACTTTGGCTCACCGATTCCTCGAATCGGCCCTCGACGACCCGGAACGCGCCGTGGCCGAACGCATTGCCGCCGGCACCCCGATACCGGGAACCGGTCACCTCATCTACTCGCACCGCGACCCCCGCGCCGCCTGCATGCTCGAGTTCCTCGCCGCCGCGGCACCCCCCGACCCGCGACCGGCCGCGGCACTCGAGGTCGTCGCCAGGTCTATCCACACCCGGGACGAGCATCGAGGATTCATCACATCCGATCTCGCGCTCGCCGCGGTGGCGCTGAGTTTCGGGATGAACGACAATGCGGCCGAGACGATTTTCGCCCTGGCCCGGATGGCCGGCTGGACCGCGCACGCGCTTGAGGAGTATCAGGAGCGCCCGCTGCGGTTCCGCCCCGAAGGGGTGTACACCGGGGTCCGGCCTCACTCCGCAGGCGTGCGCGTCCCGTAG
- a CDS encoding winged helix-turn-helix domain-containing protein → MDLLLLTTDPNPDSVLPALTLLAHNVRVAPAEVSSLMEVGNADVAIVDARADLAAARGLCRLLGSTGSSTPVAAVLTEGGLVAVNADWGIDEFLLPATGPAEIDARLRLLIVRTRGLSTDEAAGKVTLGELVIDEGTYTARLRGKPLDLTYKEFELLKYLAQNAGRVFTRAQLLQEVWGYDFFGGTRTVDVHVRRLRAKLGTEHESLIGTVRNVGYKAVRPNRGRNAAPDDHGVDEFDGAEDELVADE, encoded by the coding sequence GTGGATCTCCTGCTCCTGACCACCGATCCCAACCCGGATTCGGTGCTGCCCGCGTTGACACTGCTGGCCCACAATGTCCGGGTCGCGCCCGCCGAGGTGTCGTCGTTGATGGAGGTCGGCAACGCGGATGTGGCGATTGTCGACGCCCGCGCCGACCTCGCCGCCGCCCGCGGACTGTGTCGACTGCTCGGCAGTACCGGATCATCGACACCGGTCGCTGCGGTCCTCACCGAGGGCGGCCTCGTGGCCGTGAACGCGGACTGGGGGATCGACGAATTCCTCCTGCCCGCCACCGGTCCCGCCGAGATCGACGCCCGGTTGCGTCTGCTGATCGTGCGCACCCGCGGCCTGAGCACCGACGAGGCGGCCGGCAAGGTCACCCTCGGTGAATTGGTCATCGACGAGGGCACCTACACCGCGCGCCTGCGCGGCAAACCCCTGGACCTCACCTACAAGGAGTTCGAACTCCTCAAGTACCTCGCGCAGAACGCGGGCCGGGTGTTCACCCGTGCGCAGCTGCTGCAAGAGGTGTGGGGATACGACTTCTTCGGCGGCACCCGCACCGTCGACGTCCATGTGCGGCGACTGCGCGCCAAGCTGGGCACTGAACACGAGTCGTTGATCGGCACCGTCCGCAACGTCGGCTACAAGGCGGTGCGGCCCAACCGTGGACGCAACGCCGCCCCCGACGACCACGGCGTCGACGAGTTCGACGGCGCTGAGGACGAGTTGGTCGCCGATGAATGA